In one window of Spiroplasma corruscae DNA:
- the ychF gene encoding redox-regulated ATPase YchF, protein MSLKVGIVGLPNVGKSTLFNAITNSKVEAANYPFATIEPNVGVVEVKDERLIKLAKIFESKKTIFTTIEFVDIAGLIAGASKGEGLGNAFLANIRETDAICEVVRCFDSKDITHVEGTIDPIRDIEIIELELILADESVVKKRLSKIEPKYKTSKDALIIFEYNILSKLAQALSDGLLLNSLEYDDEELVYLKTLGLLTLKKFIYVANVSEEYILEDNEYVKNVKSLAVQKGFEFVKVCAKVEEDLSELNDDEKQDFLMDYGIKSSGLDQLTLASYKTLSLKTYFTAGPQEARAWQFKSGYTAPQCAGIIHTDFEKGFIKADIYRIEDIIELGSEQEIKNKGKIRLEGKNYIVQDGDVCYFKFNK, encoded by the coding sequence ATGAGTTTAAAAGTAGGTATAGTAGGATTGCCAAATGTAGGTAAATCAACTTTGTTTAATGCAATTACAAATTCAAAAGTAGAAGCAGCAAATTATCCATTTGCAACAATTGAACCTAATGTAGGTGTTGTTGAAGTTAAGGATGAAAGACTTATAAAGTTAGCTAAAATATTTGAATCAAAAAAAACTATTTTTACTACAATTGAGTTTGTTGATATAGCTGGTTTAATTGCAGGAGCAAGTAAAGGAGAAGGGTTAGGTAACGCCTTCTTGGCAAATATTAGAGAGACAGATGCAATCTGCGAAGTTGTAAGATGTTTTGACTCAAAAGATATCACTCATGTAGAAGGAACTATTGATCCAATAAGAGATATTGAGATCATTGAGTTAGAACTTATTTTAGCTGATGAATCAGTTGTCAAAAAAAGACTTTCAAAGATAGAACCAAAGTACAAAACATCAAAAGATGCATTGATAATTTTTGAATATAATATATTGTCAAAATTAGCACAAGCACTAAGCGATGGTTTGTTATTGAATAGTCTTGAGTACGACGACGAAGAATTAGTTTATCTAAAAACCTTAGGTTTGTTAACATTAAAAAAATTTATTTATGTTGCTAATGTATCTGAAGAATACATATTAGAAGATAATGAGTATGTAAAAAATGTAAAAAGTCTAGCTGTACAAAAAGGTTTTGAATTTGTCAAAGTGTGTGCAAAAGTCGAAGAGGACTTAAGTGAACTTAATGATGATGAAAAACAAGACTTCTTAATGGATTATGGAATTAAAAGTTCAGGACTTGATCAATTAACATTAGCATCTTACAAAACATTAAGTTTAAAAACATACTTTACTGCTGGTCCACAAGAGGCTAGAGCTTGACAATTTAAATCTGGTTATACAGCACCTCAATGTGCAGGAATAATTCATACAGACTTTGAAAAAGGTTTTATAAAAGCAGATATTTACAGGATTGAAGACATTATTGAGTTGGGCTCAGAACAAGAAATTAAAAATAAAGGCAAGATTAGGTTAGAAGGTAAAAATTACATTGTCCAAGATGGAGATGTTTGTTATTTTAAGTTCAATAAATAA
- a CDS encoding ParB/RepB/Spo0J family partition protein, whose amino-acid sequence MATKKRYNFKGLDDIFGESVSDVVGKLENNKALADQAKDFVDIKSLKPNPFQPRKVFEKEEISELSNSIKIHGIIQPIIINSNNEIVAGERRFRAAKEAGLTEVPVVKINLTKIQMEEFAIIENIQRVDLLEIEEAIAYKKLSVNSKLKQEEIASRVGKSRSHVANIMRLLNLPDYVQNSLLEKKLTMGHAKPLLTILSDKDFLDYVYNRIIKDDITVREVEQLVKNKNTDVVKEKKITNPNIKNLENKLMRKLGTKVTIDSSKLSIKYTSIDDLNRILEILGFIEE is encoded by the coding sequence ATGGCAACTAAGAAAAGATATAACTTTAAAGGGTTAGATGACATATTTGGTGAGTCTGTCTCAGATGTTGTAGGAAAATTAGAAAACAATAAAGCTCTTGCTGATCAAGCTAAGGATTTTGTAGATATAAAATCATTAAAACCAAATCCTTTTCAACCAAGAAAAGTATTTGAAAAAGAAGAAATATCTGAGTTATCAAACTCAATAAAAATACATGGTATTATCCAACCGATTATAATTAATTCTAATAACGAAATTGTTGCTGGTGAAAGAAGGTTCAGAGCTGCAAAAGAAGCTGGACTAACAGAAGTTCCGGTAGTAAAAATTAACCTTACAAAAATACAAATGGAAGAGTTTGCTATTATTGAAAATATTCAAAGAGTAGATTTATTAGAAATTGAAGAAGCTATTGCTTATAAAAAATTATCAGTTAATTCAAAACTTAAACAAGAAGAAATAGCTAGTAGAGTTGGTAAATCAAGATCTCACGTAGCCAATATTATGAGACTATTAAATTTACCTGATTATGTTCAAAACTCATTACTTGAAAAGAAGTTGACAATGGGACATGCAAAACCATTACTAACAATACTAAGTGATAAAGATTTTCTAGACTATGTTTATAATAGAATTATAAAAGACGATATAACAGTAAGAGAAGTAGAACAATTAGTTAAAAACAAAAATACTGATGTGGTGAAAGAAAAGAAAATAACAAATCCTAATATTAAAAATTTAGAAAATAAATTAATGAGAAAACTGGGCACTAAAGTTACTATAGATTCATCGAAGTTATCAATAAAATATACAAGCATTGATGATTTAAACAGAATACTTGAAATACTTGGTTTTATAGAAGAATAA
- a CDS encoding ParA family protein: MAKVISISNQKGGVGKTTTSVNLACGLAFEGKKVLLIDTDPQFNATTGVGYEIDSNSLSMYHVFIGEKQIREVIVKNIKPNIDLAPSSIDVAAVDLILLEQKHSNQNILKEQIDSLRSDYDFIIIDCPPSLGLINRNGLASSDTVLIPIQAEHYAMHGVAQLLRTIKKVKETLNPTLTIEGVLVTMFDSRTKLAHDVLEEIMKTFGPKVYKAVIPRNIKISESSIEGKSIFEYDKNGLGSIAYLEFVKEVLRENGN; encoded by the coding sequence ATGGCAAAAGTAATATCAATTTCAAACCAAAAAGGTGGTGTTGGTAAAACTACAACATCAGTTAATTTAGCTTGTGGTTTGGCGTTTGAAGGGAAAAAAGTTCTTTTAATTGACACTGATCCTCAATTTAATGCAACTACAGGAGTTGGTTATGAAATAGATAGTAACTCTTTAAGTATGTACCATGTATTTATTGGAGAAAAACAAATAAGGGAAGTTATAGTAAAAAATATAAAACCTAATATTGATTTAGCACCAAGTTCAATAGATGTAGCCGCTGTTGACTTAATACTTTTAGAACAAAAACATAGTAACCAAAATATTTTAAAAGAACAAATTGACTCACTAAGAAGTGATTATGATTTTATTATTATTGATTGTCCTCCAAGTCTTGGTTTAATTAATAGAAATGGTTTAGCATCATCCGATACTGTATTAATACCTATTCAAGCAGAACATTATGCAATGCATGGAGTTGCACAGTTGTTAAGAACAATTAAAAAAGTTAAAGAGACACTTAACCCAACATTAACAATTGAGGGCGTGCTTGTAACAATGTTTGATTCAAGAACTAAATTAGCACATGATGTACTTGAAGAAATTATGAAAACATTTGGTCCTAAAGTATATAAGGCGGTTATTCCAAGAAATATAAAAATATCAGAATCATCAATCGAAGGAAAATCTATTTTTGAGTATGATAAAAATGGTTTAGGATCAATAGCATATTTAGAATTTGTAAAAGAGGTGCTTAGAGAAAATGGCAACTAA
- the rsmG gene encoding 16S rRNA (guanine(527)-N(7))-methyltransferase RsmG has protein sequence MRYEILKKVYKGIDSSIIDKLDIYIELLKKWNEKFNLTAILEDEQIIRKHFYDSLIFSINFKLDNQSVLDIGTGAGFPGVVLKIFYPNLKITLLESNNKKVIFLKEVIKKLELKNITIVNDRSESYSIGNKETFDIVTSRAVAQLNILLEIGVQALKINGYFIALKGKNYLEEIKNLNSQESLIGLKLETSQVVEEDGLGLRANLFYKKVRCTPIEYPRSYNKIKKRPLGE, from the coding sequence ATGAGATACGAAATATTAAAAAAAGTTTATAAAGGTATCGATAGTTCAATTATTGATAAGTTAGATATTTATATTGAACTTTTAAAAAAATGAAATGAAAAGTTCAACCTTACTGCAATTTTAGAAGATGAGCAAATAATTAGGAAACATTTTTACGACTCCCTTATTTTTTCGATCAACTTTAAACTTGATAACCAATCAGTCTTAGACATAGGTACAGGCGCAGGTTTTCCAGGAGTTGTACTAAAAATATTTTATCCAAACCTTAAAATAACTCTTCTTGAATCAAATAACAAAAAAGTAATTTTCTTAAAAGAAGTAATTAAAAAACTTGAATTAAAAAATATAACTATCGTTAATGATAGGTCTGAAAGTTATAGCATTGGTAATAAAGAAACATTTGATATTGTTACGTCTAGAGCAGTTGCTCAATTGAATATTTTGTTAGAAATAGGAGTGCAAGCATTAAAAATAAATGGTTATTTCATAGCTCTAAAAGGAAAAAATTATTTGGAAGAAATTAAAAATCTTAACTCCCAAGAAAGTCTCATTGGACTAAAACTTGAAACTTCTCAAGTTGTTGAAGAAGATGGTTTAGGTTTAAGAGCAAATTTATTTTACAAAAAAGTAAGATGTACACCAATTGAATATCCAAGAAGTTATAATAAGATAAAAAAAAGACCATTAGGCGAATAA
- a CDS encoding APC family permease: MINVNKKNKVKNKVFEFLTIFSMVFGLVIGNGIYLKNSNEPGGVLGEAGQNPYIAIFVWVFIGVMCTLMMITFIEASSAAEGNEDHSTVQSWAKKFINNRCASLFSILYICMYMPVLLSLASLFSIEIIFESVDDFFSISSKWGLVKFTVTKIILSMLLLIFFQLLNIYTYTPSKFIQTFLTFVKFIPLFVAIVGSFSVFAIDGPNKNNSFNPVEKHYSSWKPTTLLATSMPVLFAFDGFVYAATLRKDCENKKVVAPAMLSAILAVTVFYIVVTVSIFISREDGNIFNLFDEIFRGNIYFVLLFKIIIAITMLTILNGYSTLMPRTINSAIDEKLIAINFKSNAFKKGGYLGFTITSIIFVVFVSSSLALTGNRESELSAFYISNYSSNSTVIFAFTSYLLVMIFVLINKKTKKVRVDSIRGSFIIGIISSVMLFIVLGYAYYDFLINKFINKSYEDPALLILFSLLIGLIWFINEIILSKNNIEENDFYLRLNPKNWHKYNKQIALTNYVKKKGKKNEIRNIKKSL; encoded by the coding sequence ATGATTAATGTAAATAAGAAGAACAAGGTAAAGAACAAAGTGTTTGAGTTCTTAACTATTTTTTCAATGGTTTTTGGACTTGTAATAGGTAATGGAATTTACCTAAAAAATAGTAATGAACCTGGGGGTGTATTAGGAGAAGCTGGACAAAACCCCTATATTGCTATTTTCGTTTGGGTTTTCATTGGTGTAATGTGCACATTAATGATGATTACATTTATTGAAGCATCATCAGCTGCTGAAGGAAATGAAGACCACTCAACAGTACAAAGCTGAGCAAAAAAATTTATTAATAATAGATGTGCAAGTTTATTTTCCATTTTATATATTTGTATGTATATGCCAGTGCTATTAAGTTTAGCTTCTTTATTTTCAATTGAAATAATATTTGAATCTGTTGATGACTTTTTTAGTATTTCAAGTAAGTGAGGGTTGGTAAAATTTACTGTTACTAAAATAATTTTATCAATGTTGTTATTAATATTTTTTCAGTTACTAAATATTTACACTTATACACCTTCAAAGTTTATTCAAACCTTTTTAACTTTTGTTAAGTTTATACCATTGTTTGTAGCAATTGTTGGTAGTTTTAGCGTCTTTGCAATTGATGGGCCTAACAAAAACAATAGTTTTAATCCAGTAGAAAAACATTATAGCTCATGAAAACCAACTACATTACTTGCGACCTCGATGCCAGTTCTTTTTGCGTTTGATGGTTTTGTTTATGCTGCAACTTTAAGAAAAGATTGTGAAAATAAAAAAGTAGTTGCACCAGCAATGCTGTCCGCAATTTTAGCGGTAACTGTATTTTATATTGTAGTAACTGTTTCAATATTTATTTCAAGAGAAGACGGGAATATTTTTAATCTCTTTGATGAAATATTTAGAGGTAATATATATTTTGTTTTATTGTTTAAAATAATTATTGCAATAACAATGTTAACAATACTAAATGGTTATTCGACTTTAATGCCAAGAACTATTAATTCTGCAATAGATGAAAAACTTATTGCTATAAATTTTAAGTCAAATGCATTCAAAAAAGGAGGTTATTTAGGATTTACAATAACTTCTATTATATTTGTTGTATTTGTTTCTTCTTCATTGGCATTAACAGGGAACAGAGAAAGTGAACTTAGTGCATTTTATATTTCAAATTATTCTTCAAATAGTACTGTAATATTTGCGTTTACTTCTTATTTACTTGTTATGATTTTTGTATTAATAAATAAAAAAACAAAAAAAGTTAGGGTAGATAGTATTAGAGGAAGTTTTATAATAGGAATTATTAGTTCGGTTATGCTATTTATTGTGTTAGGATATGCATATTATGACTTTCTTATAAATAAGTTCATAAATAAGAGCTATGAAGACCCTGCGTTATTAATATTATTTTCATTATTAATAGGATTAATTTGGTTTATAAATGAAATAATCTTATCTAAAAATAATATTGAAGAAAATGATTTCTATTTAAGATTAAATCCAAAGAACTGACATAAATATAATAAGCAAATTGCACTTACTAACTACGTTAAGAAAAAAGGTAAAAAAAATGAGATACGAAATATTAAAAAAAGTTTATAA
- the mnmG gene encoding tRNA uridine-5-carboxymethylaminomethyl(34) synthesis enzyme MnmG, which produces MEVDIIVVGAGHAGVEAALASARLNKKTILINLYDDKIATMPCNPSIGGPAKGIVVREIDALGGEMGKAADATALQIKLLNSSRGPGIWALRAQSDKIKYSEYMRNVIKKQENLQLVVGAVLNLIVEDKTIKGVVLEDNTKIFCKALVLTTGTYLSSKIFQGSDNFESGPSNEKTTKGLSSTFSELNIKTFRFKTGTPPRVKKDSIDLSFAKVEPGTNMELFFSSKTKNIIPFDKQEVCYLIHSTEETKKIIVENLNKSAMYSGEIQSIGPRYCPSFEDKIVRFSDKPRHQIFLEPESLSLDTFYVQGFSTSMPIDVQDKMLRSLPGFENVVVDKWAYAIEYDCIDPQQLKLTLELKEVENLFFAGQINGTSGYEEAAGQGLIAGINAVLKIDGKEPFILKRSESYIGVMIDDLVNKGVNEPYRLLTSRAENRLLLRNDNAELRLKVYGYKIGLVDDNEWNQFNKYKNEIESTIEFLKVTRFTPKSELAIKLNKLNQATLTQGLSAYEILKQPKVEIDILKDYIPELQNLTNAQLQNILISIRFEGYIKKEDEDIQKLIKLEKKLIPLNLDYNLVDNLAIEARHKLSKVRPTSLGQASRITGVNPSDIQMLAFHLKKINKWNK; this is translated from the coding sequence ATGGAAGTTGATATTATTGTTGTTGGAGCAGGACACGCTGGTGTTGAAGCAGCCTTAGCTTCTGCAAGGTTAAACAAAAAAACTATCCTTATTAATTTATATGATGATAAAATAGCAACTATGCCATGTAACCCATCTATTGGTGGTCCTGCAAAAGGTATTGTTGTAAGAGAAATTGATGCATTAGGTGGTGAAATGGGAAAAGCGGCTGATGCAACTGCTCTGCAAATTAAACTATTAAACTCCTCACGTGGACCAGGAATTTGAGCGCTGAGAGCACAATCTGATAAAATAAAATATTCAGAATATATGCGCAATGTTATAAAGAAACAAGAAAATTTACAGTTAGTTGTTGGAGCGGTTTTAAATCTAATTGTTGAAGATAAAACTATTAAAGGAGTTGTTTTAGAGGATAACACAAAAATTTTTTGTAAAGCTTTAGTTTTAACTACTGGTACATATCTTTCTAGTAAAATATTCCAAGGAAGCGATAACTTTGAGTCAGGTCCAAGTAATGAAAAAACAACAAAAGGTTTATCAAGTACATTTTCAGAATTAAACATTAAAACATTTAGATTTAAAACAGGAACTCCCCCAAGGGTAAAAAAAGACTCAATAGATTTATCATTTGCAAAAGTTGAGCCAGGAACTAATATGGAATTATTCTTCTCATCTAAAACTAAAAATATAATTCCTTTTGATAAACAAGAAGTATGTTATTTAATTCACTCAACTGAGGAAACCAAAAAAATTATTGTGGAAAACCTCAATAAGTCAGCAATGTACTCTGGAGAAATCCAATCAATAGGACCTAGATATTGTCCAAGCTTTGAAGACAAAATAGTAAGGTTTTCAGATAAACCAAGACATCAAATATTTTTAGAACCAGAATCTTTATCTCTTGACACATTTTATGTACAAGGTTTTTCGACCTCAATGCCAATTGATGTACAAGATAAAATGCTAAGAAGTTTGCCTGGGTTTGAAAATGTAGTTGTTGATAAATGAGCATATGCAATTGAATATGATTGCATAGACCCACAGCAATTGAAATTGACATTGGAATTAAAAGAGGTAGAGAATCTTTTTTTTGCTGGGCAAATAAATGGTACAAGTGGATACGAAGAAGCGGCTGGCCAAGGTTTGATAGCAGGGATTAATGCAGTCTTAAAAATCGATGGGAAAGAACCTTTTATTTTAAAGAGAAGTGAGTCATATATTGGCGTTATGATTGACGACTTAGTTAATAAAGGTGTAAATGAACCTTATAGACTTCTAACTAGTAGAGCTGAGAATAGATTGCTATTAAGAAATGATAATGCAGAACTAAGATTAAAAGTATATGGTTATAAAATTGGTTTAGTTGATGATAATGAATGAAATCAATTTAATAAATATAAAAATGAAATTGAATCTACAATTGAGTTTTTAAAAGTTACAAGATTCACTCCAAAAAGTGAGTTAGCTATAAAACTTAATAAACTTAACCAAGCAACTTTGACTCAAGGCCTAAGCGCATACGAAATATTAAAACAACCAAAAGTTGAAATTGATATTTTAAAGGACTATATTCCTGAACTGCAAAATTTAACCAATGCTCAGTTGCAAAATATTTTAATTAGCATTAGATTTGAGGGTTACATTAAGAAAGAAGACGAGGATATTCAAAAACTAATCAAGTTAGAAAAAAAATTAATTCCTTTAAATTTAGATTATAATTTAGTTGATAATTTAGCTATTGAAGCAAGACATAAGCTATCCAAGGTAAGACCTACTTCGTTAGGGCAAGCCTCTAGAATAACTGGAGTAAATCCTTCAGATATTCAGATGTTGGCATTTCACTTAAAGAAAATAAATAAATGAAATAAATAA